DNA sequence from the Sulfurimonas sp. HSL3-1 genome:
GAGGCGTTCCGGTGCCGCTGCCGCGACCCGCGGCTGCGAATACGCGAGCATCGAATAGACGAGATGATTGATGAAGTGGGAGCTGAAGCGGTAGCGGAACATCTCGTCGTCACGCTCGTCGATCCCCTCGTCATAGACCTTCTGCAGGATTTCGGCGATCAGAGGATTCCCGCGGAGGGTGTCAAAAGAGATCAGCCCCGAGTGGGCCCCGTCGTCGATGTCATGGCTCATATAGGCGATCTCATCGGCCCGGTCGACGATCATTGCCTCGACGGAGGGGTGCATCGTGAGATCAAACGCCGTGTCGATCCATTTAGGCAGAAAAGCTTTCTTGTAGGGGTAGGAGTGCTTGAGAATCCCTTCGAGGGTCGCGAAGGTGAGGTTGAGGCCGTCGAAGGTCCTGTAGCGCTTCTCCAGCGCCGTCACGACCCGGAAGCTCTGGAAATTGTGCTCGAACCCGTTCGCATGGCCGTCTTGCTTGAGGCACTCGTCAAGGGTATCGCCGCCGACATGGCCGAAGGGGGTATGGCCCAGGTCGTGGGCGAGGGCGATCGCTTCGGCGAGCGGTTCGCGCAGGCTGAGCTCCGCCGCGATCGAACGGGCGATCTGGCTCACTTCGAGCGAATGGGTAAGGCGGGTACGGAAAAAATCCCCCTCCTGGTTCAGGAAAACCTGGGTCTTGTACTCCAGCTTCCGGAAACTGCCCGAATGGATAATGCGGTCACGGTCACGGGCATAGGGAGCACGGAAGTCGTCCTGAATGCCGTGAAATCGCGCGTCGGGTCTCATTCGCTAATCTTGTAACCCTTCTCTTCGAGGCACTTGATGCATTCAGGCTCGACGTCTCTCGGGAAAGCCGCCTTGGCTGCCGCTTCATCCTCGGCCGGACCGTAGAAACGGCACTCCTGCATATCCTGATGAATCTGCTCCTGCGAGTACCCCTCCGGACACATCATTCCGCCGACGCGAATACTCTTGGTCGAACAGCCCGCCAGGCCGATCAGCAGCGCCAGCGCCGCAATGGCAATACGCATCATATCTCCCTCTTGTAATCTTCAAATTCCAGTTTCCAGACCTTGATCCCACAGAAGTGGTCCCCTTCCGGGCAGGTCGGCCGTATTTTCATCGCGAAACGTGTCGCGCAGGGCGGCAGCAGCTCCTCGGCTCCCGGCACGCCCATGGCGCGCAGCTGTTTCACCTGGCCGTAGACGATATCGAATATCTCCTCCTGGGCATTGTAGCAGAGCCGCATCTGCGCCTTGTGATGGAAGGAGGTGAATTCGTCCCGCTCCACCAGTTCGATCTCGTGGGCGTTACTGAGCGCGTAGGCCGCCTCGCCGAACCCGAGCAGCTCCCGCTGCGCTTCGAAAAAGTCGTAGCTCCGCGCGATCGCCCGCTCGTAAATGGCGAGCGCTTCGGGATTTTTCGCGATGATCGGCGGGGTATAGGCGTTCCGGGCGTAGATCGATTCCAGAGCAGGGCGCACGGCCGGGGAGCGGCGGTGGCGCTGGTTCTGCGCAT
Encoded proteins:
- a CDS encoding dGTP triphosphohydrolase, with translation MRPDARFHGIQDDFRAPYARDRDRIIHSGSFRKLEYKTQVFLNQEGDFFRTRLTHSLEVSQIARSIAAELSLREPLAEAIALAHDLGHTPFGHVGGDTLDECLKQDGHANGFEHNFQSFRVVTALEKRYRTFDGLNLTFATLEGILKHSYPYKKAFLPKWIDTAFDLTMHPSVEAMIVDRADEIAYMSHDIDDGAHSGLISFDTLRGNPLIAEILQKVYDEGIDERDDEMFRYRFSSHFINHLVYSMLAYSQPRVAAAAPERLPSSEPLPIGFEPALETEIKKLKKLLYRDLYQHKKILRHMFAGKQAIRGLYAALTAEPKMMPEYFFAQTDSRAHHRVVADYIASMSDRFAMKLYNELYGRI